The following proteins are co-located in the Polymorphospora rubra genome:
- a CDS encoding S1 family peptidase, giving the protein MKAPVLLARLLLAAGVVAAGLAAPATANAAPATPTYAATEAANGPQGDVGTLVVNGRPASQNYSFMVYVSGCTGSLIKANWAVTAKHCPSPSTVRVGSINRSSGGVVVSVIRVVNHPTIDVKLFQLGSSVSYAPAPIPTSSGAVGTATRIIGWGQTCPQPGCGSAPLVAQELDTSIRADSACLGINGPYEICTNNTNGNAGACYGDSGGPQVRLINNRWNLIGATSRAGNNNSVCATGPSIYGDLSSIRPWINTQVGGLPA; this is encoded by the coding sequence ATGAAGGCACCCGTCCTGCTCGCCCGTCTCCTGCTCGCCGCCGGCGTCGTCGCCGCCGGCCTCGCCGCCCCGGCCACGGCCAACGCGGCGCCCGCCACCCCGACGTACGCGGCGACCGAAGCGGCCAACGGCCCCCAGGGCGACGTCGGCACCCTCGTCGTGAACGGCCGCCCGGCCTCGCAGAACTACTCGTTCATGGTGTACGTGTCCGGCTGCACCGGCTCGCTGATCAAGGCGAACTGGGCGGTCACCGCGAAGCACTGTCCGAGCCCGAGCACGGTGCGGGTCGGCAGCATCAACCGCAGCAGCGGCGGCGTCGTCGTATCGGTGATCCGGGTGGTCAACCACCCCACGATCGACGTCAAGCTCTTCCAGCTCGGCAGCTCCGTCAGCTACGCCCCGGCGCCGATCCCGACCAGCTCCGGCGCGGTCGGCACGGCGACCCGGATCATCGGCTGGGGCCAGACCTGCCCGCAGCCCGGCTGCGGCAGCGCCCCGCTGGTCGCCCAGGAACTGGACACCTCGATCCGCGCCGACAGCGCCTGCCTCGGCATCAACGGCCCGTACGAGATCTGCACCAACAACACCAACGGCAACGCCGGTGCCTGCTACGGCGACTCGGGCGGCCCGCAGGTCCGCCTGATCAACAACCGGTGGAACCTGATCGGCGCCACCAGCCGGGCCGGCAACAACAACTCGGTCTGCGCGACCGGGCCGTCCATCTACGGTGACCTGTCGTCGATCCGCCCGTGGATCAACACCCAGGTCGGCGGCCTGCCCGCCTGA
- a CDS encoding App1 family protein, giving the protein MSLIPVGEPAVPSLHRAARFEDAVRNIMERRLRQRGWDVVVLPYTGYGAPGWIRVLGRVLLSRTGSKPRRQPKKVRGWRSFLTVSVNSAPVVIEAGDRRHEVVADRGGFVDVVVEADLEPGWHTVRLSSPGGEPVDAPVRVVDPAVRFGIVSDIDDTVMVTALPRPLLAGWNTFVLDEHARASVPGMAVLYERLVNAHPGAPVLYLSTGAWNVAPTLTRFLGRHLYPAGPLLLTDWGPTVDRWFRSGREHKRATLVRLAEEFPDIKWLLIGDDGQHDQEIYAEFAAAHPDNVAAVAIRRLSPAQVVLAGALPAHIASMLPPQLGGVDSPGRFAKKWVSAPDGAGLVALLRSAGLL; this is encoded by the coding sequence GTGTCGCTTATCCCGGTGGGTGAACCGGCCGTGCCCAGCCTGCACCGGGCCGCCCGGTTCGAAGACGCGGTCCGCAACATCATGGAGCGCCGGCTGCGCCAGCGTGGCTGGGACGTGGTCGTTCTGCCCTACACCGGTTACGGCGCGCCCGGCTGGATACGGGTGCTGGGCCGGGTCCTGCTCAGCCGCACCGGCAGCAAACCCCGGCGGCAGCCGAAGAAGGTACGCGGCTGGCGCAGCTTCCTGACCGTGTCGGTCAACTCGGCCCCGGTCGTGATCGAGGCGGGCGACCGCCGGCACGAGGTCGTCGCCGACCGGGGCGGTTTCGTCGACGTCGTCGTCGAGGCCGATCTCGAACCCGGCTGGCACACCGTACGGCTCAGCAGCCCCGGCGGGGAGCCGGTCGACGCCCCCGTACGCGTCGTCGACCCGGCGGTGCGCTTCGGGATCGTCTCCGACATCGACGACACCGTCATGGTGACCGCGCTGCCCCGGCCCCTGCTCGCCGGCTGGAACACCTTCGTGCTCGACGAGCACGCCCGGGCCTCGGTGCCCGGCATGGCGGTGCTCTACGAACGGCTGGTGAACGCGCACCCCGGCGCCCCGGTGCTCTACCTGTCGACCGGGGCGTGGAACGTCGCGCCGACCCTGACCAGGTTTCTCGGCCGGCACCTGTATCCGGCGGGGCCGCTGCTGCTCACCGACTGGGGGCCGACCGTCGACCGGTGGTTCCGCAGCGGCCGGGAGCACAAACGGGCCACCCTGGTCCGGCTGGCCGAGGAGTTTCCCGACATCAAGTGGCTGCTGATCGGCGACGACGGCCAGCACGACCAGGAGATCTACGCCGAGTTCGCCGCCGCCCATCCGGACAACGTCGCCGCGGTCGCCATCCGGCGGCTGTCGCCGGCCCAGGTCGTGCTGGCCGGCGCGCTGCCGGCGCACATCGCGAGCATGCTGCCGCCGCAACTCGGCGGGGTGGACTCGCCGGGCCGGTTCGCCAAGAAGTGGGTGTCGGCCCCGGACGGCGCCGGCCTGGTCGCCCTGCTCCGCTCCGCCGGCCTCCTCTGA
- a CDS encoding DUF4142 domain-containing protein gives MFVIKRLGVLCAAAALALAPAGAAAAVEAPAAPPIAAQPSQQDTQFLQTIHQVNLAEVAMGNLAQQNAGNQQVKDAGARFSADHTQLDKQVQQVASNLNVSLPNQPTAEQQATMTQLQGLTGNEFDSAWVTAELNGHMQAMQAVDTEIAQGSDPQVVQLAQTAQPVIQAHIDLLVSLAQGLGIAVPSISPRPGGTVTPAPGATTTTPAPGGTPTTPSPGGTSVTPSPGETGTETPEPAVS, from the coding sequence ATGTTTGTCATCAAGCGTTTGGGCGTGCTCTGCGCCGCCGCGGCACTCGCCCTGGCGCCGGCCGGGGCGGCAGCGGCGGTGGAGGCACCGGCGGCCCCGCCGATCGCGGCCCAGCCGTCGCAACAGGACACCCAGTTCCTGCAGACGATCCACCAGGTCAACCTGGCCGAGGTCGCGATGGGCAACCTGGCCCAGCAGAACGCCGGAAACCAGCAGGTGAAGGATGCCGGCGCACGCTTCTCGGCGGACCACACCCAACTCGACAAGCAGGTCCAGCAGGTCGCGTCCAACCTGAACGTGAGCCTGCCCAACCAGCCGACCGCCGAGCAGCAGGCGACGATGACCCAACTCCAGGGCCTGACCGGCAACGAGTTCGACTCGGCCTGGGTGACCGCCGAACTCAACGGCCACATGCAGGCGATGCAGGCGGTCGACACCGAGATCGCGCAGGGCAGCGATCCCCAGGTGGTGCAGTTGGCCCAGACCGCCCAGCCGGTGATCCAGGCGCACATCGACCTGCTGGTGTCGCTGGCCCAGGGCCTCGGCATCGCGGTGCCGAGCATCTCGCCGCGCCCGGGCGGTACGGTCACCCCGGCCCCGGGTGCCACCACGACCACGCCCGCGCCGGGTGGTACGCCCACCACGCCGTCGCCGGGCGGGACCTCGGTGACGCCGAGCCCGGGTGAGACCGGCACCGAGACGCCGGAACCGGCCGTCTCGTAA
- a CDS encoding polysaccharide pyruvyl transferase family protein translates to MDAHGMTVGVLGSYGGRNLGDEAILTSLIDDLKVRAARARILVFTRDPDQTRRAHPGVEAVRWEDSNHEGRIALLRGLDLLVLGGGGVLYDTEARRYLRMVRAAQEQGVPVFTYAVGAGPLTEPLDCAMVVETLGAAIEVTVRDEESKRALEDAGLTRPVTVTADPALLLRGEEFDLGILHGDRLPEQRRLMGMSVREPGRAAESLDPAEYHRLLAHVGDFLVHRFDAHLLFVPMENRDLRHAHAVLSHMTAAEHGRILHGDYRPRQILGLMEHLDLVVGMRLHFLIFAALAGVPALPLPYAGKVFDFARQMGAPALLGVVRESAGPLLAEVDRLWDERPVRLPQNNARLATLRDRAARTGVRLEAVLAEVRAGTARPVVRAG, encoded by the coding sequence ATGGACGCACACGGTATGACGGTCGGGGTTCTCGGCTCGTACGGCGGCCGCAACCTCGGCGACGAGGCGATCCTCACCAGCCTGATCGACGACCTGAAGGTCCGGGCGGCCCGGGCCCGGATCCTGGTCTTCACCCGTGATCCCGACCAGACCCGGCGGGCGCATCCCGGCGTGGAGGCGGTCCGCTGGGAGGACAGCAACCACGAGGGCCGGATCGCCCTGCTCCGTGGTCTCGACCTGCTGGTGCTCGGCGGTGGCGGGGTGCTCTACGACACCGAGGCGCGACGCTATCTGCGGATGGTACGGGCCGCGCAGGAGCAGGGTGTCCCGGTCTTCACCTACGCCGTCGGCGCCGGCCCGCTGACCGAGCCGCTCGACTGCGCGATGGTCGTCGAGACGTTGGGGGCGGCGATCGAGGTGACGGTCCGCGACGAGGAGTCCAAGCGGGCCCTCGAGGACGCCGGCCTCACCCGGCCGGTCACCGTCACCGCCGACCCGGCCCTGCTGCTGCGGGGCGAGGAGTTCGACCTCGGGATACTGCACGGCGACCGGTTGCCGGAGCAGCGCCGGCTGATGGGGATGAGCGTCCGGGAGCCGGGGCGGGCGGCGGAGAGTCTGGATCCCGCCGAATACCACCGGCTGCTGGCGCACGTGGGTGACTTCCTGGTGCACCGCTTCGACGCGCACCTGCTCTTCGTGCCGATGGAAAACCGCGACCTGCGGCACGCGCACGCGGTGCTGTCGCACATGACGGCGGCCGAGCACGGCCGGATCCTGCACGGCGACTACCGGCCACGGCAGATCCTCGGGCTGATGGAGCACCTGGATCTGGTGGTCGGCATGCGGCTGCACTTTCTAATCTTCGCGGCGCTGGCCGGGGTGCCCGCACTGCCGCTGCCGTACGCCGGAAAGGTCTTCGACTTCGCCCGGCAGATGGGCGCGCCGGCGCTGCTCGGCGTGGTCCGGGAGTCGGCGGGGCCGCTGCTGGCGGAGGTGGACCGGCTGTGGGACGAGCGCCCCGTACGGCTGCCCCAGAACAACGCCCGGCTGGCGACGCTGCGGGACCGGGCGGCCCGGACCGGGGTACGGCTGGAGGCGGTGCTCGCCGAGGTACGGGCGGGTACGGCGCGGCCGGTCGTCCGCGCGGGGTGA
- a CDS encoding FKBP-type peptidyl-prolyl cis-trans isomerase, with amino-acid sequence MSKPQVDPIQGAPPADLVIEDISVGEGEEAKAGQSATVHYVGVAHSSGQEFDASWNRGAPFTFPLGGGRVIAGWDRGVVGMRVGGRRRLVIPPHLGYGDRGAGGAIRPGETLIFVVDLLDVS; translated from the coding sequence ATGAGCAAGCCACAGGTCGACCCGATCCAGGGCGCGCCGCCCGCCGACCTCGTGATCGAGGACATCTCGGTCGGTGAGGGCGAGGAGGCGAAGGCCGGCCAATCGGCGACGGTCCACTACGTCGGGGTGGCCCACTCCAGCGGCCAGGAGTTCGACGCCTCGTGGAACCGGGGTGCCCCGTTCACCTTCCCGCTGGGTGGCGGCCGGGTCATCGCCGGCTGGGACCGCGGCGTCGTGGGGATGCGGGTCGGCGGCCGGCGGCGGCTGGTCATCCCGCCGCACCTGGGATACGGCGACCGCGGCGCCGGCGGCGCCATCCGGCCCGGTGAGACGCTCATCTTCGTCGTGGACCTGCTCGACGTGAGCTGA
- a CDS encoding GNAT family N-acetyltransferase, with amino-acid sequence MTTADGGSLRIPPHLELRGDGLHLREWTDDDLPAMTEIFDEPQVHRWTPLRSPFDLAAAREYLDRARDGRLEGGRFQLAITSDGRTPLGEVLFYSSGGGPDEAEVAYAVGAAHRRRGLARRAVTLVTGYAHGTLGIRRVVLRIDPENVASIAVAHAAGYQPTDEPPVVRESENRTVRLRTWCHLR; translated from the coding sequence ATGACGACGGCCGACGGTGGCAGCCTGCGCATCCCACCCCACCTCGAACTGCGCGGCGACGGACTGCACCTGCGCGAGTGGACCGACGACGATCTGCCCGCCATGACCGAGATCTTCGACGAGCCGCAGGTCCACCGGTGGACGCCGCTGCGTTCGCCGTTCGACCTGGCGGCGGCGCGGGAATACCTGGACCGGGCCCGGGACGGCCGGCTCGAGGGCGGCCGCTTCCAACTCGCGATCACCAGCGACGGCCGGACCCCGCTCGGGGAGGTCCTGTTCTATTCGTCCGGCGGCGGACCCGACGAGGCCGAAGTCGCCTATGCGGTCGGCGCCGCCCACCGTCGCCGGGGCCTGGCCCGCCGGGCGGTCACCCTGGTGACCGGGTACGCCCACGGGACGCTCGGGATCCGCCGGGTCGTGCTGCGCATCGACCCGGAGAACGTGGCCAGCATCGCCGTCGCCCACGCGGCCGGTTACCAACCGACCGACGAACCGCCCGTGGTGCGCGAGTCCGAGAACCGTACGGTGCGTCTGCGTACCTGGTGCCACCTGCGGTAA
- a CDS encoding phosphatase PAP2 family protein, with product MTGSALLGTAAAAAAGLAALTVAVVTRRPALVAADTALARSAHHLAVRHPAVATAAARVTHLGDGRVVVGVLTATGVVLARNRRWRALALVAVAPAAGTLLCRAVRARVARTRPDRALRAADGYAFPSNHATNAALAAAAVTGVAWSRLPAPARPGVLAGALAAPAAVGATRVLLGVHWPSDVLAGWLVALTAVPAVAALARRRTAPNRPCRVWN from the coding sequence GTGACCGGTTCCGCGCTGCTCGGTACGGCCGCGGCCGCCGCCGCCGGACTCGCCGCGCTGACCGTGGCCGTGGTGACCCGCCGGCCGGCACTGGTCGCCGCCGACACCGCCCTGGCCCGTAGCGCCCACCACCTCGCCGTACGCCACCCCGCCGTCGCCACCGCCGCCGCCCGGGTGACCCATCTCGGCGACGGACGGGTGGTCGTCGGCGTACTGACCGCGACCGGGGTCGTACTCGCCCGGAACCGCCGCTGGCGGGCACTGGCCCTCGTGGCCGTCGCGCCGGCCGCCGGCACCCTGCTCTGCCGCGCCGTACGGGCCCGGGTGGCCCGTACCCGGCCGGACCGGGCCCTGCGGGCCGCGGACGGGTATGCCTTTCCGTCCAACCACGCCACGAACGCCGCCCTGGCCGCCGCGGCGGTGACCGGGGTCGCCTGGTCCAGGCTGCCCGCGCCGGCCCGTCCCGGCGTGCTGGCCGGTGCGCTCGCCGCCCCTGCGGCGGTCGGCGCGACCCGGGTGCTGCTCGGCGTCCACTGGCCGAGCGACGTGCTCGCCGGCTGGCTGGTCGCGCTGACCGCCGTACCGGCCGTGGCCGCGCTGGCCCGCCGCCGCACCGCGCCGAACCGTCCCTGTCGGGTATGGAACTGA
- a CDS encoding SDR family NAD(P)-dependent oxidoreductase — MTRTGGHALLVGNSDGIGLVLTRRLLESGWTVTGISRRESPVEHDRYRHVVADVAAPDYPAVLAAAVEPVDRIDACVYAAGIGEPLDLADLATQTRAFEVNLVGAARTVEVVVPRMVAAGRGHLVGLSSLADVLISGEAPAYSASKAGLTAYLQGLALALRPKGVRVSVVRFGFVDTKMGKAPSRPLLMSAQEAAEVVLRTLAGGRVTVSRPRRMAAVVGGLRAVTAARIRVLR, encoded by the coding sequence ATGACACGGACCGGGGGACACGCCCTGCTGGTGGGCAACAGCGACGGGATCGGCCTGGTGCTGACCCGGCGACTGCTGGAGTCGGGGTGGACGGTGACCGGCATCTCCCGCCGGGAGAGTCCGGTCGAGCACGACCGCTACCGCCACGTCGTCGCCGACGTCGCCGCCCCCGACTACCCGGCGGTGCTGGCCGCGGCGGTCGAGCCGGTCGACCGGATCGACGCCTGCGTCTACGCCGCCGGGATCGGCGAGCCGCTCGACCTCGCCGACCTGGCCACGCAGACCAGGGCGTTCGAGGTCAACCTGGTCGGTGCCGCCCGTACGGTCGAGGTGGTGGTGCCCCGGATGGTCGCGGCCGGCCGGGGGCACCTCGTCGGGCTGTCCAGCCTGGCCGACGTGCTGATCTCCGGGGAGGCGCCGGCCTATTCGGCGTCCAAGGCGGGGCTCACGGCCTACCTCCAGGGACTGGCCCTCGCCCTGCGTCCGAAGGGGGTGCGGGTCTCGGTGGTCCGGTTCGGGTTCGTCGACACCAAGATGGGCAAGGCGCCGAGCCGTCCACTGCTGATGTCCGCGCAGGAGGCCGCCGAGGTGGTGCTGCGGACGCTTGCCGGCGGCCGGGTCACGGTGTCCCGGCCGCGGCGGATGGCGGCCGTCGTCGGTGGACTGCGTGCGGTCACCGCCGCCCGGATCCGCGTGCTGCGCTGA
- a CDS encoding PP2C family protein-serine/threonine phosphatase: MPESHGSVAALLRAAAPDELVEVADGFVRTRLGGSRTDVLVADYRIAGLWPVLGERHPAGGPLAEATAAVRCFSSQRSVVEPAAAGGVRLYLPVTAWGERIGVLVTDFAAAPDRQLLDEVGQVADELAVALRAADRDTDRYRRARRRERLTMAAEMQWDLLPGRSQAHPAYQLAGQLEPAYTVGGDHFDWALTGDRLTVTVLNGDGAGLAASLLTAVTVNAMRNARRSGGSLVEQAELASDTVFAEHRGTRHVATLLLEVDLPTGRVRLVDAGSPRALLMRGQQVELLQLDQQLPLGMFADTRYEAQEIQLEPDDRLVVVSDGVYTATPDGRPAYGESALARGIRRTRLQPATEAVGTVMRELHAYHEHADLEDDAVIVCLDWQGMKVDTAGTGVGGIEPDRTG; the protein is encoded by the coding sequence ATGCCGGAATCACACGGATCCGTGGCCGCCCTTCTGCGGGCCGCCGCCCCCGACGAACTGGTCGAGGTGGCCGACGGATTCGTCCGTACCCGGCTGGGTGGATCCCGGACCGACGTGCTGGTCGCCGACTACCGCATCGCCGGGCTCTGGCCGGTGCTGGGCGAGCGGCATCCCGCCGGCGGACCGCTGGCCGAGGCGACCGCGGCGGTCCGCTGCTTCAGCAGCCAGCGGTCGGTCGTGGAACCGGCCGCCGCCGGCGGCGTACGGCTCTACCTCCCGGTCACCGCCTGGGGCGAACGGATCGGGGTGCTCGTCACCGACTTCGCAGCCGCCCCCGACAGGCAACTCCTCGACGAGGTCGGCCAGGTCGCCGACGAACTCGCCGTCGCGCTGCGGGCCGCCGACCGCGACACCGACCGCTACCGCCGGGCCCGCCGCCGCGAACGGCTGACGATGGCCGCGGAGATGCAGTGGGATCTGCTGCCCGGCCGCAGCCAGGCACACCCGGCCTACCAGTTGGCCGGTCAGCTCGAACCCGCGTACACCGTGGGTGGTGACCACTTCGACTGGGCGCTCACCGGCGACCGGCTCACCGTGACCGTCCTCAACGGAGACGGCGCCGGCCTCGCCGCGTCGCTGCTGACCGCGGTCACCGTCAACGCCATGCGCAACGCCCGGCGATCCGGCGGCAGCCTGGTCGAGCAGGCCGAGCTCGCCTCCGACACGGTCTTCGCCGAACACCGCGGCACCCGCCACGTCGCCACCCTGCTCCTCGAGGTGGACCTGCCGACCGGTCGGGTCCGGCTCGTCGACGCCGGCTCGCCCCGCGCGCTGCTGATGCGCGGCCAGCAGGTCGAACTGCTCCAGCTCGACCAGCAGCTGCCGCTCGGGATGTTCGCCGACACCCGCTACGAGGCGCAGGAGATCCAGCTCGAGCCGGACGACCGGTTGGTGGTCGTCAGCGACGGGGTCTACACCGCCACCCCCGACGGCCGGCCGGCGTACGGCGAGAGCGCACTCGCCAGAGGGATCCGTCGAACTCGGCTGCAACCGGCGACCGAGGCGGTTGGTACGGTGATGCGCGAGTTGCACGCCTACCACGAACACGCCGATCTCGAAGACGACGCCGTCATCGTCTGTCTGGATTGGCAGGGTATGAAAGTCGATACCGCGGGTACCGGCGTAGGCGGAATCGAACCGGATCGGACGGGCTAG
- a CDS encoding MarR family transcriptional regulator, which yields MERSANLATAVEAAAESLIAVLDAARSSHDSTVSPTQLRVLSIISSRPGTNVNRLAELLDVVPSSASRLCDRLEATGMLRRAPDPRDRREVQLSVTASARVLLQELKERRYQAVQAVLDRMPSRAQHELLLSLVAFSNAAVIAHSGVDSQTEVRSA from the coding sequence ATGGAGCGATCTGCGAATCTGGCCACCGCTGTCGAGGCGGCCGCGGAGTCTTTGATCGCCGTCCTCGACGCCGCGCGGTCCAGTCACGACTCGACCGTGTCGCCGACCCAGCTCCGGGTGCTGTCCATCATCAGCAGCCGGCCCGGCACCAACGTCAACCGGCTCGCCGAACTGCTCGATGTCGTACCGTCCTCGGCGAGCCGGCTCTGCGACCGGCTGGAGGCGACCGGGATGCTGCGCCGTGCCCCCGATCCCCGCGACCGCCGCGAGGTCCAGCTCTCGGTGACCGCCTCCGCCCGGGTGCTGCTCCAGGAGCTCAAGGAACGTCGCTACCAGGCGGTCCAGGCGGTGCTGGACCGGATGCCCAGCCGGGCCCAGCACGAACTGCTGCTCTCCCTGGTCGCGTTCAGCAACGCGGCCGTCATCGCGCACAGCGGCGTGGACAGCCAGACCGAGGTGCGCAGCGCCTGA
- a CDS encoding aldo/keto reductase, producing MTQTTQRAINLPSGDVIPVVGLGTWGMAEDVRRRDEEIAALRLGLDLGMHMIDTAETYADGAAERLVGEVIRGRRDEVFIVDKVSPTNASATGAVNACERSLRRLGTDRIDLFLLHWRGSVPLEETITAMTTLVTEGRIRHWGVSNFDLPDLVELTSLPGGTAVEANQVLYNLGNRGIEWELLPRCREAGLPVMAYSPLGRGRVLGDPALREVAIRHDAKPAQVALAWTLRQEGVCAIPKASTPGHIQDLWGAFDLRLSGDDLTMLDRAFPPPNGQTTLEML from the coding sequence ATGACTCAGACCACACAGCGCGCGATCAACCTGCCCTCGGGTGACGTCATCCCCGTGGTCGGCCTCGGCACGTGGGGCATGGCGGAGGACGTACGCCGCCGCGACGAGGAGATCGCCGCGCTGCGGCTCGGGTTGGACCTGGGCATGCACATGATCGACACTGCCGAGACGTACGCCGACGGGGCCGCCGAACGGCTGGTCGGCGAGGTCATCAGGGGGCGGCGGGACGAGGTCTTCATCGTCGACAAGGTGTCGCCCACCAACGCGAGCGCGACCGGCGCGGTCAATGCCTGCGAGCGCAGCCTGCGCCGGCTGGGCACCGACCGGATCGACCTGTTCCTGCTGCACTGGCGGGGTTCGGTGCCGCTGGAGGAGACGATCACCGCGATGACCACCCTGGTCACCGAGGGCCGGATCCGGCACTGGGGGGTCAGCAACTTCGACCTGCCCGACCTGGTCGAGTTGACCAGCCTGCCCGGCGGTACGGCGGTGGAGGCGAACCAGGTGCTCTACAACCTCGGCAACCGGGGCATCGAGTGGGAGCTGCTGCCCCGGTGCCGGGAGGCGGGACTGCCGGTGATGGCGTACTCGCCGCTCGGACGCGGCCGGGTGCTGGGCGATCCGGCCCTGCGCGAGGTGGCGATCCGGCACGACGCGAAGCCGGCACAGGTCGCGCTGGCCTGGACGCTGCGCCAGGAGGGGGTGTGCGCCATTCCGAAGGCGAGCACGCCGGGGCACATCCAGGACCTGTGGGGGGCGTTCGACCTGCGGCTGTCCGGCGACGACCTGACCATGCTGGACCGGGCCTTCCCGCCGCCGAACGGCCAGACCACGCTGGAGATGCTGTGA
- a CDS encoding DUF2267 domain-containing protein — protein sequence MRYDKFLADVRERGEYVDRDEAERITSTVLGVLARRLEAGEAHDLGAQLPGAAATPFASRSGAAEQLSVREFLARVAEETGASDMTAEWDASAVLSTVADSVTGGELNDVLGQLPSGYAVLFGRPGLSG from the coding sequence ATGCGGTACGACAAGTTTCTGGCCGACGTCCGGGAACGCGGCGAGTACGTCGACCGGGACGAGGCCGAGCGGATCACCAGCACCGTGCTGGGGGTGCTGGCGCGGCGGCTCGAGGCGGGGGAGGCCCACGATCTCGGGGCCCAACTGCCCGGTGCCGCGGCGACGCCGTTCGCGTCCCGGTCCGGCGCGGCCGAACAGCTCAGTGTCCGCGAGTTCCTGGCGCGGGTGGCGGAGGAGACCGGGGCGTCCGACATGACCGCCGAGTGGGATGCGAGCGCCGTGCTGTCGACCGTCGCCGACTCGGTCACCGGTGGTGAACTCAACGACGTGCTCGGCCAGCTCCCGTCCGGCTACGCCGTCCTGTTCGGCCGCCCGGGCCTGAGCGGCTGA